One window from the genome of Armatimonadota bacterium encodes:
- a CDS encoding ImmA/IrrE family metallo-endopeptidase — protein sequence MFVDEYTIRRWTQSAWSHLGLELPCDLHCVCDHLGLNIESIESCVQVPGYYVPGVSVIGLNNYIPQSRLRFTLAHEIGHHIIGQATGHKYTVDLPRWMERLCDQFATELLMPADMVREQASDLGHPDRYDKTGTLAARFDVSISAMRRRLQELGLAYKPRLIPTHY from the coding sequence GTGTTTGTCGATGAGTATACAATCCGGCGGTGGACACAGAGCGCGTGGAGCCATTTAGGACTTGAGCTTCCGTGTGATCTGCATTGTGTTTGTGACCACCTCGGCCTGAATATAGAGAGCATAGAATCCTGTGTGCAAGTGCCGGGCTACTATGTTCCTGGAGTCAGCGTGATCGGGCTGAATAACTATATCCCACAATCACGACTACGCTTTACTTTGGCGCACGAGATCGGGCATCATATCATCGGCCAGGCGACCGGCCACAAATACACTGTCGATCTGCCACGGTGGATGGAGCGGCTATGCGATCAATTTGCAACAGAGCTGCTTATGCCCGCCGATATGGTCCGCGAGCAGGCATCAGACCTCGGTCACCCGGACCGGTACGATAAGACCGGCACATTAGCCGCCAGGTTCGATGTGAGCATATCTGCTATGCGGCGGAGATTGCAAGAACTCGGGCTTGCATACAAACCAAGATTAATACCAACACATTACTGA
- the dinD gene encoding DNA damage-inducible protein D, which translates to MSNKDIEKKHYQTFESLKQVTHNGIDYWLARDLQVALDYSQWRNFEQVIAKAKTACANAGQRVEDHFADFSKKVDIGSGTQREIADVALTRYACYLIVQNGDPSKPIIANGQAYFAIQTRRQELADDEAFQRLQEDEKRLFLRNELKEHNKQLVEAAQQAGVETTLDFAVFQNHGYKGLYGGLDAKGIHQHKGLKKSQQILDHMGSTELAANLFRATQTEEKLRRENVKGKLNANTTHFQVGRKVRQTIKELGGTMPEDLPTPEESTKKLEKQIGKLPSAGDQ; encoded by the coding sequence TTGAGCAATAAAGACATCGAGAAAAAGCATTATCAGACATTTGAAAGCCTGAAGCAGGTTACTCATAATGGCATTGATTATTGGCTTGCGCGCGATCTGCAGGTTGCTCTCGACTATAGCCAGTGGCGGAACTTCGAACAAGTTATTGCAAAGGCCAAGACTGCCTGCGCAAATGCAGGACAACGTGTCGAAGACCATTTTGCTGACTTCAGCAAAAAGGTTGATATTGGTTCAGGCACCCAACGCGAAATAGCTGATGTAGCATTAACTCGTTATGCATGCTATCTCATTGTCCAGAATGGCGATCCGTCTAAACCAATCATTGCCAATGGGCAAGCATATTTTGCCATTCAAACAAGGCGGCAGGAACTTGCTGATGATGAAGCGTTCCAACGCCTTCAAGAGGATGAAAAGCGCCTATTCCTGCGTAATGAATTGAAAGAGCATAACAAGCAACTCGTGGAGGCGGCTCAGCAGGCGGGCGTAGAAACCACTCTGGATTTTGCAGTTTTCCAGAATCATGGTTACAAAGGACTCTACGGCGGACTTGACGCCAAAGGCATTCACCAGCACAAAGGGCTGAAGAAAAGCCAACAGATTCTTGATCATATGGGCAGTACTGAATTGGCAGCTAATCTGTTTCGTGCTACACAGACGGAGGAAAAACTACGCAGGGAGAATGTTAAGGGCAAGTTAAACGCAAACACCACACATTTCCAAGTTGGCCGTAAGGTTCGCCAAACCATCAAAGAACTCGGTGGCACTATGCCCGAAGACTTGCCGACTCCGGAGGAAAGCACTAAGAAACTGGAAAAACAAATTGGCAAATTGCCCAGCGCAGGAGATCAGTAA
- a CDS encoding helix-turn-helix transcriptional regulator — protein MNGFDILKARKQTGVSQSDLADALGFQGGRGGLTDIENGNIDVTADWALKAIALVQHISEQKKVNQAA, from the coding sequence ATGAATGGTTTCGATATTCTCAAGGCTCGCAAGCAAACAGGAGTTTCCCAGTCTGACCTTGCTGATGCTCTTGGTTTCCAAGGTGGCCGTGGCGGACTCACTGATATCGAAAACGGCAATATTGATGTCACTGCAGACTGGGCGCTAAAAGCAATAGCCCTTGTTCAGCATATTTCAGAACAGAAGAAAGTTAACCAAGCCGCCTAA